Within Armatimonadia bacterium, the genomic segment CTTCCCCGCCTCATGCAGGTGTGCGGCGTACTGCAGCGGACGCAAAAGCTCGTCGCGGAAGTGCTTGTCCGGGGCGATGCGGGCCAGTTCGGCCACCCGGGGCGCTTCAAGATTCACGGAAACGCGATCAGCCAGGGACGCCGCAGCCTCGATGGCAGCCTCACTCACTCCCGGCAGAATCTTGAGGTGGATGTAGCCGCGGTAGTGATGCCGGCGGCGCAGGATCTCGACTGTGTCGATCATCTGCTCCTGCGTGCGCTCAGGGTTGTCGCGCACCCCGGAACTCAGGAACAACCCCTGAACGAGTCCGCGCTCCTCCATCCGGAGGAAGGTGTGTGCGAGCTCTTCGGGCTGGAAGGTCTGTCGAGCGCACCCGGCAGAGGAGCGACACGCGCAGTAGAAGCAGTCATTGCGGCACTCGTTGCTAAGCAGGACCTTGAAGACCGGCAGACAACCGCCGCCGGAGGCCTGGGCGAGGAAGATGGCGCCGGAGGCATGCCGGAGCGCCTCTTCGCGTCGCTTGAGGGCTTCGGAGAAGCTCACCCCGGGAGCCGTGACATCGAACTGTGCGCCGTCACCCAGCAGGTCAAGTTTGGTTTCGAGCTCCATGGCCATCACCTCCCCCTGGAGATACAGGGAGATGATAGCAAACATGCGTTCGATACGCAAGAGGCAGATAGCCGACAGGGCCGAGGGGCCACGAAGGCACCCTCGGCCCTGCGAAGTGATGGCTGTGTGGACCTAGCCGGCGACCGTCATGTCGGCGAGGAACTCCCGCGTGATCTTCTTCCCCAGGAGGAAGAACTTGCGGTCCGGATGCCACAGGATGTAGTTGCCCTGGCGGCGGGTGAAGCTCGGATACACGCCGCAGTCGGTGCGGTTGAGCGGGCCGATGCCTTTGCCGTCGTTGTCCATGAGCTGCTTGGACTCGCTGAACCAGATGGGCTGCTCTGCATTGGGCCGGAACTCGCCACGAGCGAGAAAGGCAGGGCGACGGTTCTTGCCGGTGTCCTCGGGCTCGCAGCCTTCGAAGCGTCCGGAGTTGTTGTGATGCAGCAGTATGTACTCCCCGCGCTCGAGCTGGTAGATGGGGCAGCAGCAGAGCGGCTCGAGGATGGGCAGGCCCTTGTCGCGGCGGAGCAGAGGCGCCGGGTTGCGCCAGGTGAGGCCGTCGTCGGACGACACGCTGTACCAGATGTACCCGCTCATCGTGCGCATGGTGCAGAAGAGCCGGTTGTCGGGCAGGCGCACCAGACTGGGTTCCTGGGCGATGCTCAGATACGGGTTGGTGTAGTGCGGGACGCGCAGCGCCTGATCGCCCCAGCCTGAGTAACTGATCCGGATATCCTGCGGGGCCGGGTTGTCGTCGAGGTTCTCGAAGCGCATGAACTCGACCACGGTCTCCCA encodes:
- a CDS encoding radical SAM protein, translated to MELETKLDLLGDGAQFDVTAPGVSFSEALKRREEALRHASGAIFLAQASGGGCLPVFKVLLSNECRNDCFYCACRSSAGCARQTFQPEELAHTFLRMEERGLVQGLFLSSGVRDNPERTQEQMIDTVEILRRRHHYRGYIHLKILPGVSEAAIEAAASLADRVSVNLEAPRVAELARIAPDKHFRDELLRPLQYAAHLHEAGKVRSGLTTQFVVGGADDCDREYLTAAVWLYGKLSLRRVYYSAFRP
- a CDS encoding sialidase family protein → MSLEDILNTEIQRTKPDYVVYRPGSVDGSTFDTGNEHFLVTDAPDGALMAVWTQSSYEGAGDHRIMFSRSLDEGVTWAKPRHIVGPQHPGDGYMSSWGFPITSKSGRIYVLWNQYQGIDDVIHQHTGTMDCCYSDDLGATWSAPVTIPMPRSPHDDPDPHVPSNWIVWQLPIRDLRGRWFTGFSRWVSKAVRTPAHNKSWTAWETVVEFMRFENLDDNPAPQDIRISYSGWGDQALRVPHYTNPYLSIAQEPSLVRLPDNRLFCTMRTMSGYIWYSVSSDDGLTWRNPAPLLRRDKGLPILEPLCCCPIYQLERGEYILLHHNNSGRFEGCEPEDTGKNRRPAFLARGEFRPNAEQPIWFSESKQLMDNDGKGIGPLNRTDCGVYPSFTRRQGNYILWHPDRKFFLLGKKITREFLADMTVAG